Part of the uncultured Desulfobacter sp. genome, GCAGTCCCGACACAAGAAGTCCTTCGGATATTTTATGGCCACGTATGATGGCAAAAAGAAATTCCCAGGCAAATCCCACCGCATAGGAGACAATAATGAGGGGCAGCACATACCAGGTGCCGCAAAGAAAACATTGGGTTACGGACCAGGACTCTCCGGCCCCGATACCGGCTTGATATCCGGTGTTGTATATCCCGAACAAGGTTACCGGTAAAAGCGCCAGAATCACGATGGTCATATAGCGCTTCAGATCAAGATGATCCCGGACAAAAGGCAAGCTGCGGACCTTGTCCGAAGGCAAAAAGAAAAATGTTTTTGTGGCGTCCCAGACCGGTTCGTACTTTTTATACTTCCCGTCCCCGGTGAACAAGGGCTTTGTGTCATCAAAAAACTTTTTTAAAAGATTCTTCATTATTTGTCCTTGTAATAGGCGTCCATGGCGTCCGAAAGTATCCGGGTCAGTTCAATCTTGGACGGGCAGGTAAAGGAACACAGCCCGCATCGGCAGCAATCCATGAGCCCAAGGGCCAGGGCGTCTTCAAGCGCATCGGCATGCAGTGCCTTCATGATAAAAGACGGCATCAGGTCATTGGGGCAGATCCGTTCACAATAGGAGCAATTGATACAGGCCCGGACTTCCCCGTGAAGGGTGCAGTCCATTTTCGCCGGCCGCTTGAACAAAGAAGACAGAAATGTGGACGACACCGTGGGCTTGTTAAAGCCGGGCCGGACAAAGCCGAACAGCTCCTCCCCGGGCCCTGCTTCAATGATGTTGACTGTGTTTTCAAAAAAGCCGATATGGGCATCGGCTTCCAGAATCCGGCCGTTGAAGCGGCCTGTGGTGACAATGCTGTTTTCAGGCATGTTTTCGACCAGGGCAGACAGCGGCATACCCTGGCGGATCCGCATATGGGGCTGCTGTGTCCCCGGTTGGGTAACGGTGACGATTTTGTCTACCGGATACCGACCGGAAAGCAGAAACACGCCCATCATGATCAGGTGATCCAGGCGGACACACCAGGCGCTGTTCTCGGCCGCCTCCTGCTTTATCTGATACAACACGGCACCGGGGTGCCAGGCAGGATAGATGTCCGGGGCGGTATGGGTAATCTGATCCGCCACGGAACTGCCGATATTCCCAATACCTTCCAGACTGCTTTCCCGGCAGACCACGGCAATCCGATTTGAAAATTTGCGTAAAATCGCCATGCCCGCTTCAAAGGCGGTAATATTATTTTTAAGAATAATCTCCGGACGCGGCGAAAAAAGATCGCTTCCGTCCATGGCCACAATAATCATGGCCGGGGAGTGATCCGGATCGGCGAAATCCAGGGCAGGAAACTGACGAATGACCTGCCACAGGCCGCCCTTTTTCAATGTTGAGACGAGTGCATCCCGGGGCATCCCGGTGATGCCGTTCAAATCAACCGGATCATATTCCACATACTCATCTTCGGCCTCGGTTGCGATCACCACCTCCATCAGACGCCGCCGGGGGCCGTAAACAACCGTTTCCACCAGGCCGGTTCCCGGAGAGACATATTGTATGGTTGTATCCCGTTTATCCGTAAACAGCGCTTCGCCGGTTTTAACGCGCCGGCCCTCTTTAACCAGCAATTTGGGCCGGATATGCGGAATGTCCCCGGCACAACAGCCTAAACTGGACGGCAGTGCCAGTTCGGCACAGCTCAAATCGGGCTGTTCAGGCACATCCAGGTTAAACCCCCGGGAAATTTTTATTGTTTTCATTATAATTATCCCAATTTTTTATAACTGGCGGTGAACAGAAAAATTTAGATGTTCGTTACGAACGGATATCCGTAACAAAGCCCACTTCTTTTTTTTAAATTGTCATTGTAGCAGATACCGGCGCAAGATCAAATGGGTAAGCTGCAAGATTTTAACAGGCTAACAGTTTTTTTAATGATCGGCATAATTCGTTGAAATTGATATCAGGCGACAAGCAAGCTACATGTAATTTCCCTGGATTTCCTGCTTTATCCCTTGATTTTCCAGCATAGAAAGAATAGAAGAGAAATTCGATCTAATGAATATACCGGCCACAAAAAAGGATTGAGAAAAAATGGTTCAAAAAGATTTTGACAGCATACTCACCCAGAAATTTTTAGATGAGCTGTTACCGCCTGAAAGAAGTGATCAGTTTTTTGACGCGCTGTATGGTGATGCCTCGGAAGGTGCCTATGACATCAGGCTGGAACCTATCAGTATTTCCGGCAGCCGGATTGTCCTTGCCTTTAACCTGCAACGCCGGCCGGACAAATGCCTGGTATGCAGCCTGACATACGGGCTGCCCAATGTATTTACCCGGCACCCCCTGATTAACATCAAAGGCATGATTGAAAAAATCAAAGCAGCCGGAATTCCGGCAAAAAGCTGGCGTTTAGGAGATACCGAGGAAAATTCGGCGTCCCTTCATATTATCCCTTTGTACATTGACCTGGACTGATACCCAACGACAACGACAAAACCGCAGAATCCCGGAATAAAAAGACCTTTTGCCGCTCAATCAAACGGCAAAAGGTCTTTTTTGTTTAGACTCACACCCTGTGTTTGGGCGGAAATTTTTCTGCAACGCCGCAGGTGGGTGACGTTTCCTTCAAATACCCATTAAGCTTTGGGGAGGCTGGGAAAGGACTTATTCAGCGTCTTATTCCACTCATCCACTTTGGCTTTAATTTTTTTGAACACAGCACCCACATTGCCTTTGATGGTAATGCTTTCAATGGTATCGCCCTGGGTAATGCTGTTAACCACGCCCTGATCTTCCTGGCTGACAACCGCACCAAAGACTGTGTGCATACCGTCGAGATGGGGTGTGGGGCCATGGGTGATAAAAAACTGGCTGCCGTTTGTTCCGGGACCGGCATTGGCCATTGACAGGATGCCGGGCTTATCGTGTTTGAGATCTTTTTTAAATTCATCTTCAAATTCGTATCCCGGGCCGCCCATACCATTACCGTAAGGACATCCGCCCTGGATCATGAAATCGGAAATCACACGATGAAAGGTTAACCCGTTGTAATATTCGCGTTTGGCGAGGTTTGCAAAATTGCCGACGGTATAAGGCGTCTTATCTGCATAAAGCGTCAGATTAATGGTGCCTTTTGAAGTTTCCATAATTGCTGTCAAATCTGCCATGTTTTTCTCCTGAAAATTAAAATAAATTTATTTGAAATTAATATAAAATCGCCGGATGTCAAATATAAAAAAGAAAAAAGGACCAACCACTGCTCCCCAAAAGCGGCTTCGGCAGCCGGTAGGCGGCCCTTTATCCAAACCCTTTGAAAATCTAGAATATGTTGATAAAGTAAACAAGTTTAAAAAAAACAATTAACAAAAAATATTGTGAAAAAAATGATAGACGAACTTTTACCCCTGGATTTGACACCTGAAAAAGAGATCAGCCAGCGGATACAGACGCTGAAAGAAAAGATGAACCAGGCCGGTATAGACGGGGTATTCCTCACCCATAGACCGGATTATTACTACTTCAGCGGCTCGGCCCAGGATGCATGGCTCTATGTTTCCCTAAACCATGAGCCTATTTTATTTGTTAAAAGGTATCTTCCCAGGGCCGTTGCCGAAAGCCCCCTGACCCAGATTTTCCCGGTTCATTCCGTTACGGAAATCCCCCAGATCATCCAGGACAGTCACGGCGGTTTTGCAAAAACCATGGGCATCGCCTTTGACCTTGTTCCCGTCCGGGATTTCCAATTTTTCCAATCATTGTTTTTTGGTTGCGCCTGGCAGGATGCCACCCCGTTGGTCATGTCCTGCCGGGCAATAAAATCTGCCTATGAAATCAGGATTATGGAAAATGTGGCAAACATATCCTGCCGGGTGTTTGAATTTATCGCCGAGACCCTTGAGCCGGGAATCCGGGAAACAGACCTGGCCGGCCGCATTGAAGCCTTTGCCAGAACCCAGGGTCACTCGGGCCGTCTCCAGACCCGGCATTACAGATCCATTGGGTTTACCTTTCACATCATGGGTGGGGAAAGCGGCGGACAGTCAGGTGCCCTTGATTCTCCGGTATGCGGCACCGGCATGTACACCGCCTTTCCCTTTGGTGCAGGCTCCCGGGTGATTGGAAAAAATGATCCCGTACTCATTGACCTGGGTACCATGGCCTTTGGCTATCACATGGATGAATCCCGGATGTTTGTGGCCGGAAAACTGTCCGGACAGGCCGATGCAGCCGGCCAGACTGCCATTGACATTCTTTTCCATGTCAAGGAAGCCATGAAGCCCGGTGTTGCCATGAAAACGATTTTTCAAACGTCCGTAACCCTGGCTAAAAAGCTGGGATACGAGGAACAATTTTTAGGTCTTCCCGGATTAAAGTCCAAATTTTTGGGCCATGGCATCGGTGTTGAGCTGGTGGAAGACCCCATCATTGCAAAGGGTCGGAGCACAGTGCTTGAACCGGGAATGGTGTTTGCCGTGGAGCCCAAATTCATTTTCCACGACCGGTTTGCCGCAGGCGTAGAAAGTGTGATCCAGATAACGGAAACCGGCAGCCGTTTTATAAGCATCGCCCCCAACAAGGTGTTTATGGTCTAAATGTTTGGGTGCGGCTCTTTTGAAACATATGAAAGCCATGGTCATTAAAGGTGTTCAGGGTTGTTAGTCTTATTTTTATGCTGCTTTCCAGCAAGATAATTCATTTGTCAGTGACTATCTGATGTAAATTGCAAAAATTTCCTGGACAGCGAGTCATAATTCCGTTATGAAAGAATAGCGGGAGGTAGATGACATGCAAATCAAGCAACAAACCTTTTGTGGTCGAAAGTTTACCGGTAAAGAAATCGCATTAATCCAGGAAGTCGTTGCTACCTGTGGAGGCCTTAGCCGACGAGAACTGGCACATACCGTATGCGAACTTCTGGAATGGAAACGCCCTAATGATCGGCTAAAAGTCCGGGAATGTAGTGATTTTTTGGAGCTTTTAGAGGCCAAGGGAGCTCTAACCCTTCCTGAAAAGAAACAACAAACAAAGATCGTTTTTCACAAGAGTATTCCCCAAACACCCTGTAAGCAACCCCACAGCACTTTGCGTGGCAGCGTAGAAGAATTTACACCTCTTGAGATACAGCGGGTTCAGAATCGAGAGCAGAGGGATCTGTTTAAGGAACTCATCGGTCGCCATCATTACCTGGGATATGCAATGCCTTTTGGCGCCAGATTGCAGTATCTGATTTATGTAAACCGTCCCCATCGAGAAATTGTGGGGTGCATCCAGTTCTCAAGCCCTGCCTGGCGGATGCGTGCTCGCGATGAATGGATCGGTTGGACAGATGAAAGGCGTAAGGTCGCTCTACAAAAGGTGGTGAACAACAGCCGTTTTCTGATCCTTGCTCCCATCCAAAATTTAGCGAGCATGATACTGTCATGTAGTCTCCGGGAACTCAGAGATGATTGGGAACAGCAGTATGGTCTTAAACCCATGCTGGTAGAGACATTGGTGGATCGACAACAATTCCACGGTGGCTGTTATCGGGCATCGACCTGGATTGAGTTGGGGAAAACCACTGGTCGTGGGCGCATGGACCGATTCGGCAAACGTCATGGCGCTGATGTAAAAACCATATTAGTATATCCACTGGAAAAAGATGCTGTTCACCAACTCAGGGAGGGGATATGAATCCAGCGGTTTCCCTTTCTGCTGTGGAGCATTTACCTTCCCCCGTCATTGATCCGGGGCAAAAATGCTATGATGATATTGTCAATTTTCTTAATTCCAAGGAGAATCATTCAGTGAAACTCAGTGATTTGGAACAAGAACTTGAAAAACGAGGACGTGAGCTGATGCGCATCCTGCTTCAGGAACATTTAGACAAGCTCGGTCCCAGTCATTGTGAAGAGCCGGTCTGTGGAGCCGATGGCATTGTTCGACCGAAAGTGAGGCCACAGGATCGAAAAATCGAAACCGTATTTGGAACGGTATCGGAAAGTCGTGCCGGATATGGAAACAAGGGCGTGGCAAGTTTGCACCCGTTGGATGCCCGATTGAATCTTCCCCCAGAACTTTATTCCCTCGAACTTCGTCGCCGTGTGGCTGAAAACGCTTCAAAGAGTTCTTTTGACGAGACTGTCGAAACGATCAAGAAAACCACTGGAGCCGATATTCCCAAACGTCAGGTAGAAGAGTTAACACAGCGAGCAGCTCGGGATTTTGACGCATTTTATGAAATACGGCAATGCAGCCCGGCGGATGAGACAGTTACTGGTCCAATACTGGTAATCACCACCGATGGTAAGGGCGTGGTAATGCATGAGCAGGACCTGCGGGAACAAACCCGGAAAGCTGCCCGGAAACGAAAGCCTCAGATGGAAAGCCGGCTATCCAAAGGGGAAAAGAAAAATGCCAAGCGAATGGCAACCGTTGCCGCTGTATATACTATAGATACGTTTAAACGTACGCCCCAAGACTTGCTTCCGGGGAATGACAAGTCGAATACAAAAACAAGCCCTCACCCGGAACAAAAGCGTGTATGGGCAAGCCTTGAAAAATCAGCCGAGCAGGTCATTGCATCGGCCTTTTCTGAGGCCTCCCACCGTGATCCCAACCACGAAAAACATTGGGTTGCCTTAGTGGACGGCGAAAATCAACAACTACGAATCCTGAAACGTATGGCCAAAAGACAAAATGTGGCCCTTACGATCATTGTTGATATTATTCATGTTATTGAATACCTCTGGAAAGCTGGCAGGGCATTTCATCCCAAATCCGGCCCGGAGCTTGAAAAATGGGTCCAGTACCGCTTGGCTAAAGTACTCGATGGCAAGGCCGGATTGATGGCAGGGGGGATGCGTAGAAGTGCTACATTAAAAAAATTTACAGACAAACAACGTAAACCTGTAGAAGCCTGCGCAACGTATTTGAAAAATAAAGCACCGTACCTTGAATACCATCATTATCTTGACCTTGGCCTCCCTATTGCCACAGGAGTTATTGAGGGCGCATGTCGTCATCTTGTAAAGGACCGAATGGATATAACTGGTGCCAAATGGCGGTTGTCCAGTGCTGAAGCAGTGTTGCGTCTGCGTGCCTTGCGGAGTAGTAACGATTTTGATGAGTATTGGAATTTTCATGAAGCCTGCGAATACGAACGTAATCACCGGGCTCTTTATCAACATGGTGAGGTTCCGGCTACAAAGCTACCAAAACCTTCACCGAAACGACGGGGGCATCTAAAAGTGATCAAGTAATGCTGGCAAAGAATGGCAAATATCATGACTACCAGCTTTGGTCAGACATGTCGTAAAAGAGCCGCACCCTAAATGTTTCCCCGTTCTTGGGCCATGGTTAGATAGGTCTCAAATGTGTTTTCAGGCGGATCATATTGATCCGCCTCCTGCTTTTTAACCAAGGCAACGGCCCCGGACGGACAGACCGGCACACACACCCCGCAGCCGATACACCGATCCAAATTTACCGTTGCCACAGATTCTTCCATAAAAATGGCATCCATATGGCACCGGTCCATACAATTCTCACACCCCACGCATTCATCCGCATCAACCTGGACAAAATAGTTGGAGTGCACGGCCTTTGCCGGGTGTTCAAGCTTTTTCAAGTTTCCCAACACCTGGCAGCAGCATCCGCAGCACATGCAGATATTACCGGGATCCTTTGCATTGCCCGGTTGAAGGACAAGTCCTGCCTGACGCCCCTTTTCAAGAAGGCTTAAAGCTTCCGGCACATCAATGGCCCGTCCCAGGCCGTTTCCTTCATAATAGTAGGCCCCGGAGCCAAAGGTGAGACACACCTCCATGGGATAGTCACAGGTTTGACCGACCATGCCATGCTCCTTGCGGCAGATACAGTCACTGACCACAATTTTCTTTTGTTTGGCAATAATCTCTTCGGCGGTCTCATAGGGCATGGTGGCCAGATCCACCGTCACTGATTTTGACACGGGAATGACACGCAACTGCTTGGTTTTATATTTGACCCAACTTTTTTTCATATACTGGGGCAGATATTCATTCACATCCTTGATCAGATCCCTGTTGAGCCGGTTCAGATTAAATTCCCAGATACCGATCACAAACTGTATGGCCATGTACGACGGGGAGTCATCTTTGCCGCTCCTGAAAATCAGCCCTTTTCTGGACATCTCCATGAGCGTATGCCCCAAGATTTCCGGATCCATGGACAGACGGTCGGCAATCACCGGCACAGGTTCCGGCCACATGTTCAACCCAAGCACAATGACGGCCTCATCTTGGGTAAAAAGCCGTTTGAGAATGTTCACCTCAACACCGGAATCTGTTGACGGGAAACCCGCCGGCATTTTATCCAGATGCAGGGCCAGTTTTTTATAAATATCGGTCATGGTCCCCCCCATGGGAAATTAAATTTGATTTTATAAACTTTTACCTGTTCAAGGATAAAATTGAAAGAAGCTAGTTTTTTTGTATTCAATTAGTGTATAGTCCGCGAATAAAAATTAAACTAAACAAAGAGATCTGAAATGATAATCATCAACACCCTGTTCCCCCTGCTGGCCATGATGGCATTGGGCTATGGCCTCAAACGCCAGGGAATGACGTCCGGGGAATTTTTAAAAACCCTTGATCGACTGGTGTACTATATTTTCTTCCCGGTCATGCTTTTCTGGAAAACCGCCAAACCCACCGGATCGGATACATCCGGCGCAGGACTCCTTCTGGCCGTTCTTGTGACGGTCTGCCTGGCATCCGTGATCTCATATGTTTACATCCGCAAAACAAAAATGGCGGACAAGGACGTTGGATCATTTTTCCAGGCCTCGTTCCGATTCAACACCTATATCGGTATGGCCACGGTCCTGACGGTTCTCGGAGAAGAGGGGGTGAGGCTTTTCAGCATTCTGATCGGATGCCTGATTCCTGTCATCAACGTCTTTTCGGTCTGCGTGCTGATATGGCATTCGGGCCGGACCCCGTCCATGGGGCAGCGTCTATGGCTTTTATTGCGGGCACTGATCTCCAATCCGCTGATCATTGGATGTGCCGCGGGCCTGCTTTTATCCGGTACCGGATATCGCCTGCCCGCTTTTATCGATAACTTCCTTGCCCTGACCGCCTCCATGACCCTGCCCCTTGCCCTGATCTCCATGGGGGGCACCCTTACGTTTTCAGGCATTTCAAGGCATTGGCCCAATGCCCTGGCGGCTGCGGCCATCAAACTGATGATCATGCCTGTCACAGGATATATTATGCTGAACCTGTTTTCCGTATCGGATACGGCATTCAGGACAGGCATGATCTATTTCAGCCTGCCGACCTCCACGGCCATTGCCGTATTGTCAGCCCAGTTGAATTCAGATGTGGAACTGGCTTCCACAGCAGTGATGGTGTCAACATTACTCTCCTTTATTTCACTGTCCGTGGCGCTGATTTTATAGAAATCGAAAAGAAGTAAAACAGCTTTGCCGGGACCAACAAAGCAGGACGGTATTTAAGGACTACGCTTTATTTGATGATTTACAATTTAAAATTTGCAGGGTGGTGTTCTTAAAAGAATCTGCAACTTCCTGGATGAGCTTGGGATCATCCAATGAATTTTTCACAATACCGAAGCCTTCGGACAGGGCAAAAATCTGGGCCGAGGCTCTCTTTTTATTTTCTACACTGGCAAGCCCTGTTTTTTCCCAGCCTGCGATCTCTTCAATGCCGAATTCAATGAATTTAAGCATCATATCCCGGATTCTTTCCCTGATATTCTCATCCCTGAATCCCATGGCATAACAGGACCAGAACACGGCATCCCGCTGGGGCCAGGTGCCCCGGGCGTCAAAAAGGATTTCCAGCAGGGTATCCATGCGCTCCTTGGCACTGGTGAGTGTCTCCAGTTCCTTGAGATAATTATTCATGGAGGTCTCATAAAGGAAATCCACCATTTCCATGATCAGGCCTTCCTTGCTCTTGAAGTAATGAATGAGCAGGCCCGAATTGACGCCCATGCGTTTTGCGATTTTACCGATGGTCATACCTTTAAAGCCTTCTTCTTCCACAACCTTGTAGGTATGTCTCAGTATTTCAGGTTTTCTGATATGAGATATGCTTTTTCTTCCCATAAATTATTTTGCCTATTTTTATTGTTTATATGCTAATCAATTTATAATATATAAGGGTGCAATCTTTTTTGTCAATTTTTATTGCAGTTAGCTTCTCTTTTATGTTTTATCAACACAAGCATTAAAACGTTTTTAAGCATTCAAATCTGCAACAGGAATAAAACAAGCTATGAAAATCTTAGTAACAAACGACGACGGATACCAGGCCCCGGGCATCCGGGCCCTCTTTAATGCCCTGAAATCGGATCATGAGGTAGTTCTGGCGGCCCCGGACATGGAGAAAAGTGCCGTCGGCCACGGCATCACCCTGCATACACCCCTGAAACACCAGAAGGTGCGCCTGGGACACAACGATTATGGCCATGCGGTTGCCGGCAACCCGGCCGACTGCGTCAAGCTGGCCCTGTTTGATATCTGTGGGCAGACACCGGATCTTGTCATCTCAGGCATCAATGCCGGGTCCAACACCGGCGTAAACATCAACTATTCCGGGACCGTAGGCGCAGCCCGGGAAGCGGCCATTAACGGCATTCCCGCCATTGCCGTCTCCATCCAGTACGGAGATGACA contains:
- a CDS encoding NADH-quinone reductase, giving the protein MKTIKISRGFNLDVPEQPDLSCAELALPSSLGCCAGDIPHIRPKLLVKEGRRVKTGEALFTDKRDTTIQYVSPGTGLVETVVYGPRRRLMEVVIATEAEDEYVEYDPVDLNGITGMPRDALVSTLKKGGLWQVIRQFPALDFADPDHSPAMIIVAMDGSDLFSPRPEIILKNNITAFEAGMAILRKFSNRIAVVCRESSLEGIGNIGSSVADQITHTAPDIYPAWHPGAVLYQIKQEAAENSAWCVRLDHLIMMGVFLLSGRYPVDKIVTVTQPGTQQPHMRIRQGMPLSALVENMPENSIVTTGRFNGRILEADAHIGFFENTVNIIEAGPGEELFGFVRPGFNKPTVSSTFLSSLFKRPAKMDCTLHGEVRACINCSYCERICPNDLMPSFIMKALHADALEDALALGLMDCCRCGLCSFTCPSKIELTRILSDAMDAYYKDK
- a CDS encoding pancreas/duodenum homeobox protein 1; this encodes MVQKDFDSILTQKFLDELLPPERSDQFFDALYGDASEGAYDIRLEPISISGSRIVLAFNLQRRPDKCLVCSLTYGLPNVFTRHPLINIKGMIEKIKAAGIPAKSWRLGDTEENSASLHIIPLYIDLD
- a CDS encoding peptidylprolyl isomerase, translating into MADLTAIMETSKGTINLTLYADKTPYTVGNFANLAKREYYNGLTFHRVISDFMIQGGCPYGNGMGGPGYEFEDEFKKDLKHDKPGILSMANAGPGTNGSQFFITHGPTPHLDGMHTVFGAVVSQEDQGVVNSITQGDTIESITIKGNVGAVFKKIKAKVDEWNKTLNKSFPSLPKA
- a CDS encoding Xaa-Pro peptidase family protein; its protein translation is MIDELLPLDLTPEKEISQRIQTLKEKMNQAGIDGVFLTHRPDYYYFSGSAQDAWLYVSLNHEPILFVKRYLPRAVAESPLTQIFPVHSVTEIPQIIQDSHGGFAKTMGIAFDLVPVRDFQFFQSLFFGCAWQDATPLVMSCRAIKSAYEIRIMENVANISCRVFEFIAETLEPGIRETDLAGRIEAFARTQGHSGRLQTRHYRSIGFTFHIMGGESGGQSGALDSPVCGTGMYTAFPFGAGSRVIGKNDPVLIDLGTMAFGYHMDESRMFVAGKLSGQADAAGQTAIDILFHVKEAMKPGVAMKTIFQTSVTLAKKLGYEEQFLGLPGLKSKFLGHGIGVELVEDPIIAKGRSTVLEPGMVFAVEPKFIFHDRFAAGVESVIQITETGSRFISIAPNKVFMV
- a CDS encoding DUF4338 domain-containing protein, which translates into the protein MQIKQQTFCGRKFTGKEIALIQEVVATCGGLSRRELAHTVCELLEWKRPNDRLKVRECSDFLELLEAKGALTLPEKKQQTKIVFHKSIPQTPCKQPHSTLRGSVEEFTPLEIQRVQNREQRDLFKELIGRHHYLGYAMPFGARLQYLIYVNRPHREIVGCIQFSSPAWRMRARDEWIGWTDERRKVALQKVVNNSRFLILAPIQNLASMILSCSLRELRDDWEQQYGLKPMLVETLVDRQQFHGGCYRASTWIELGKTTGRGRMDRFGKRHGADVKTILVYPLEKDAVHQLREGI
- a CDS encoding ISKra4 family transposase; amino-acid sequence: MNPAVSLSAVEHLPSPVIDPGQKCYDDIVNFLNSKENHSVKLSDLEQELEKRGRELMRILLQEHLDKLGPSHCEEPVCGADGIVRPKVRPQDRKIETVFGTVSESRAGYGNKGVASLHPLDARLNLPPELYSLELRRRVAENASKSSFDETVETIKKTTGADIPKRQVEELTQRAARDFDAFYEIRQCSPADETVTGPILVITTDGKGVVMHEQDLREQTRKAARKRKPQMESRLSKGEKKNAKRMATVAAVYTIDTFKRTPQDLLPGNDKSNTKTSPHPEQKRVWASLEKSAEQVIASAFSEASHRDPNHEKHWVALVDGENQQLRILKRMAKRQNVALTIIVDIIHVIEYLWKAGRAFHPKSGPELEKWVQYRLAKVLDGKAGLMAGGMRRSATLKKFTDKQRKPVEACATYLKNKAPYLEYHHYLDLGLPIATGVIEGACRHLVKDRMDITGAKWRLSSAEAVLRLRALRSSNDFDEYWNFHEACEYERNHRALYQHGEVPATKLPKPSPKRRGHLKVIK
- a CDS encoding 4Fe-4S binding protein — translated: MTDIYKKLALHLDKMPAGFPSTDSGVEVNILKRLFTQDEAVIVLGLNMWPEPVPVIADRLSMDPEILGHTLMEMSRKGLIFRSGKDDSPSYMAIQFVIGIWEFNLNRLNRDLIKDVNEYLPQYMKKSWVKYKTKQLRVIPVSKSVTVDLATMPYETAEEIIAKQKKIVVSDCICRKEHGMVGQTCDYPMEVCLTFGSGAYYYEGNGLGRAIDVPEALSLLEKGRQAGLVLQPGNAKDPGNICMCCGCCCQVLGNLKKLEHPAKAVHSNYFVQVDADECVGCENCMDRCHMDAIFMEESVATVNLDRCIGCGVCVPVCPSGAVALVKKQEADQYDPPENTFETYLTMAQERGNI
- a CDS encoding AEC family transporter translates to MIIINTLFPLLAMMALGYGLKRQGMTSGEFLKTLDRLVYYIFFPVMLFWKTAKPTGSDTSGAGLLLAVLVTVCLASVISYVYIRKTKMADKDVGSFFQASFRFNTYIGMATVLTVLGEEGVRLFSILIGCLIPVINVFSVCVLIWHSGRTPSMGQRLWLLLRALISNPLIIGCAAGLLLSGTGYRLPAFIDNFLALTASMTLPLALISMGGTLTFSGISRHWPNALAAAAIKLMIMPVTGYIMLNLFSVSDTAFRTGMIYFSLPTSTAIAVLSAQLNSDVELASTAVMVSTLLSFISLSVALIL
- a CDS encoding TetR/AcrR family transcriptional regulator, producing the protein MGRKSISHIRKPEILRHTYKVVEEEGFKGMTIGKIAKRMGVNSGLLIHYFKSKEGLIMEMVDFLYETSMNNYLKELETLTSAKERMDTLLEILFDARGTWPQRDAVFWSCYAMGFRDENIRERIRDMMLKFIEFGIEEIAGWEKTGLASVENKKRASAQIFALSEGFGIVKNSLDDPKLIQEVADSFKNTTLQILNCKSSNKA
- the surE gene encoding 5'/3'-nucleotidase SurE; the protein is MKILVTNDDGYQAPGIRALFNALKSDHEVVLAAPDMEKSAVGHGITLHTPLKHQKVRLGHNDYGHAVAGNPADCVKLALFDICGQTPDLVISGINAGSNTGVNINYSGTVGAAREAAINGIPAIAVSIQYGDDMDFQGMAGYTASILEKAMALDLPPGIFLNINAPAIPFDRIAGTKVTSQADNNLISMFDRRRNPRDLTYYWYAGMKQTNASEGSDDGALLENCISITPLQCDMTAHAAMDMIAKADF